The stretch of DNA AAAGCGGGCGCAAGTTTCCCCTTGGGTGGTTCCGCGCGCCACACCGCCGGGCCTGACCGGGCCTTACGACCAATAGCGCCGCGGATACGCTCTCCAGAGTTGCGTCGGGGACAGGTCCTTTTGCCTGAGAGATTCACCACACATGAGGCGCCAAAACGTTACGGCTATGGCGCGCGGTTTACTCCTTCGGCGTCATCCCGGGCTTGCCGCGCAAGCCGGACGATCTCTCCCTGATCCGTCATCCGCTTTTTTACGCCAATATTATAACCTTAAACAAGCCGCGCATGCAACATGTGGAAATCCGCCCAGCGGGGCTTATGAAACTCTCAGCTTTCGTTAATACTAAACTTACATTTTAACCATAATCAAGCGGAGGGAAAATCATTGTGATGAAGCTGCCGCCTGCTGCGCGACCGCTGAACGGGCATGTCGATGTTCATTTCGACCGCGCATGGTTTGACGCTTTGCGCGAACGTACGGACAACAACGGCCCATGGGACGATTGGCGGATGTTTCAACTTGCTTACGAAGCGGAGCAGTCGGCGCTCGTGCACCATTTTGACGATTTGCAATGCCTGGCCCATCTTTCGCACATTACCCCGCTGCCGCATCAACTGGACACGGCCAAACAAGTGTTGACCAAAATGCGCGGGCGGGCGATTTTGGCCGACGAGGTAGGCTTGGGCAAAACGATTGAAGCGGGACTCATTTTAAAAGAATACCTCATCCGCGGCCTGGTGAAAAAGGCGCTCATTTTGGTGCCCGCTTCGCTGGTGCTGCAATGGGTAAGGGAGTTGGGCCAAAAATTCGGCATTGCCGCCGTCGCCCAGAAAAAAACGTATATGTGGACGCAGTCCGACATCGTCGTCGCTTCGATGGACACGGCGAAACGCAGTCCGCACAAGGAAATCATCCACGGACTGGAATACGACATGCTCATTATCGACGAGGCGCATAAACTGAAAAACAAAAACACGACCAATTACCGCTTCGTTGAAGGAATCCGCAAAAAATATTGCCTGCTTTTGACCGCCACCCCCGTGCAAAACGACATGGACGAGCTGTTCAACCTGATTACCGTCCTGAAACCGGGGCAATTGGGAGGCAAAGACAAATTTCAGGCGGATTTCGTGCATGACAAACGAATCCCGAAAAACGAACGCCTGCTGCGCGGCGAATTGGCCAAAGTGATGATCCGCAACAATCGCAGCGACAGCAATATCGCCTTCACCCGCCGCTTCGTCAAAAACATCGCGCTTGTGCTGTCGGCGGAAGAACGGCATTTATACGATTCGGTCACGCGTTTTGTCAAGGAGCGTTACGAAGATTCCGGGCGCGATTTCAGCAGCGTCCTGTCGCTCGTCACGCTGCAGCGGGAAGTTTGCAGCAGCCGGGACGCCGTCTTCCTTACGCTCGTGAATCTGTTCAAAAAAACGCCGGAACAATCGCCCATGCGCGCGCGCATCTGGGAATTGGTCAACGCGATCAAGGCGATCAAGGCCAACACGAAATCGGCAAAAGCGCTGGAACTTGTGCAAGAATCGGAAGAAAAAACGATCGTCTTTACCGAATACCGGGCGACGCAGGAACATCTCTTGCAGTTTTTTCGCGAACACAACATTATTTCCGTGCCGTATCGCGGCGGGATGAACCGCGGCAAAAAAGACTGGATGATGGATCTGTTCCGCAACCGCGCCCGCGTGCTGGTCGCTACGGAAGCCGGCGGCGAGGGCATCAATCTGCAATTTTGCCGCCGCATTATCAATTACGATTTGCCATGGAATCCGATGCGGGTGGAACAGCGCATCGGACGGGTGCACCGCCTGGGGCAAACGGAAGACGTGCTGATCTACAATTTGTGTACGGTCGGCACCA from Bacilli bacterium encodes:
- a CDS encoding SNF2-related protein; translation: MKLPPAARPLNGHVDVHFDRAWFDALRERTDNNGPWDDWRMFQLAYEAEQSALVHHFDDLQCLAHLSHITPLPHQLDTAKQVLTKMRGRAILADEVGLGKTIEAGLILKEYLIRGLVKKALILVPASLVLQWVRELGQKFGIAAVAQKKTYMWTQSDIVVASMDTAKRSPHKEIIHGLEYDMLIIDEAHKLKNKNTTNYRFVEGIRKKYCLLLTATPVQNDMDELFNLITVLKPGQLGGKDKFQADFVHDKRIPKNERLLRGELAKVMIRNNRSDSNIAFTRRFVKNIALVLSAEERHLYDSVTRFVKERYEDSGRDFSSVLSLVTLQREVCSSRDAVFLTLVNLFKKTPEQSPMRARIWELVNAIKAIKANTKSAKALELVQESEEKTIVFTEYRATQEHLLQFFREHNIISVPYRGGMNRGKKDWMMDLFRNRARVLVATEAGGEGINLQFCRRIINYDLPWNPMRVEQRIGRVHRLGQTEDVLIYNLCTVGTIEEHILRLLHEKINMFEMVIGGLDAILERFEQGDSLEMRLTKLLLEAKSDEEIRARIDEIGGDWAALQAKLAAERQALSEMQSAAGDRNHS